A single Bdellovibrio sp. ArHS DNA region contains:
- a CDS encoding cytochrome ubiquinol oxidase subunit I, protein MTDLMAARSTMAFSLGFHIIFAAIGMTMPFFMSTAHYLFLKKKNPEYLELTKMWMKGVAILFAVGAVSGTVLSFELGLLWPGFMKYAGPIIGMPFSWEGTAFFLEAVAIGLFLYGWKKMR, encoded by the coding sequence ATGACAGACCTGATGGCTGCCCGCTCAACGATGGCTTTTTCTTTAGGGTTTCACATAATCTTCGCTGCTATCGGCATGACCATGCCTTTTTTTATGTCGACGGCTCACTATCTTTTTTTAAAAAAGAAAAATCCTGAATATCTTGAGCTGACCAAGATGTGGATGAAAGGAGTCGCCATCTTGTTTGCCGTAGGCGCGGTTTCCGGTACGGTTCTGTCCTTTGAGTTGGGTCTTCTTTGGCCGGGATTTATGAAGTACGCTGGCCCCATTATCGGCATGCCTTTTTCCTGGGAAGGAACGGCCTTTTTTCTTGAGGCCGTCGCCATCGGACTTTTTCTTTATGGCTGGAAGAAAATGCGCC
- a CDS encoding DUF4421 family protein, whose protein sequence is MKWFLTLAVLLGIPCALAQTTVDETNRFEDWSWTPQSPDTLKVKLGIAVPRYNFTVLSPSGLADAKFLPNSPSKTSLGFSYRNLGFTVSVQNPVSEDDKEQFGSSAAVDFQLRFFGQRSYEFFLQSYDGYYLDNSADLDPAYVNSAKKIFREDIKTRNFGFNFYWNFDEDTFSQAMAFDQAGFQKKSDWGLSGYFHASRNSIAAKDAFIPAASATQFGTLSDVDGMQRDTAGPGVAIGGIAVYQNFYVTGFIGLGVGYQRVNLEYVVKDDEVSESVGTFSTGRLGIGYNGQRHALGLQVLSDSVSTTIEDGNIDGSNSELLVFYSYRFENVNIPPANTLSSWFD, encoded by the coding sequence ATGAAATGGTTCCTGACCCTGGCAGTTCTTCTTGGCATTCCCTGCGCGCTGGCGCAAACCACCGTGGATGAGACGAACCGATTTGAAGACTGGAGCTGGACCCCACAATCCCCCGACACGCTGAAGGTCAAACTGGGTATCGCGGTTCCTCGCTATAACTTCACAGTTCTTTCACCGTCAGGTCTTGCCGATGCCAAGTTTTTACCGAACTCCCCATCGAAAACCAGCCTAGGATTTTCTTATCGCAATCTGGGTTTCACAGTCTCCGTGCAAAATCCTGTTTCGGAAGATGATAAGGAACAATTTGGCTCGTCTGCTGCCGTGGATTTTCAACTGCGCTTTTTCGGCCAGCGCAGTTATGAATTCTTTCTGCAGTCCTACGACGGCTACTATCTTGATAATTCCGCAGATCTGGATCCTGCCTATGTGAACTCGGCGAAGAAGATTTTTCGCGAGGACATCAAAACACGCAACTTCGGATTTAATTTCTATTGGAATTTCGATGAAGACACGTTCTCGCAAGCCATGGCGTTTGATCAAGCGGGATTCCAAAAGAAAAGTGATTGGGGCCTTTCCGGTTACTTTCACGCCAGTCGCAATTCCATCGCGGCAAAAGACGCGTTTATTCCAGCGGCCTCGGCAACACAGTTCGGAACTTTAAGTGACGTCGATGGCATGCAACGAGACACGGCAGGGCCGGGAGTCGCCATTGGAGGCATTGCCGTTTATCAAAACTTCTACGTCACTGGCTTCATCGGCCTGGGCGTGGGTTATCAACGAGTGAACCTGGAATATGTTGTGAAGGACGATGAAGTCAGCGAGTCGGTCGGGACATTCAGTACGGGACGTTTAGGCATTGGCTACAATGGCCAACGACATGCTCTGGGTTTGCAGGTTTTGTCGGACTCGGTTTCCACAACCATCGAAGATGGCAATATCGATGGCAGCAACAGCGAGCTCTTGGTATTCTACTCGTATCGATTTGAAAATGTGAATATTCCGCCGGCGAACACCCTCTCCAGTTGGTTCGATTAA
- a CDS encoding alpha/beta hydrolase-fold protein, whose protein sequence is MITSELLKNYRAYEVRHFQIETLQIESAALKNNPLNDPSTRFNPLLLPRNEGPWPVVMVLGGFTGNSPFYFNPKFNEPNAVQVIDQAFARGEAPEALYIFIDALTAWGGSQFLNSSATGLYEDYIIKEILPALKDHFPVSQQPQDWCVMGGSSGGYGALHLASKYPEIFGYTAAIAPDCFFEASLLPELYQAHPFWEKYKESATRILEDLRNKKLMKARNWHSVVNAFGMAACYSPQGGAGDFNWPLDLHTAEKIPALWEKWLEKDPLHFLPTRLANLKKLSGLYLDVGNKDSFHLQYGSRQISRFLKTNGIAHDYVEFDGNHFDIGERRVEVWKWLSSLWRT, encoded by the coding sequence ATGATCACCTCGGAATTATTAAAAAACTATCGCGCCTACGAAGTTCGGCACTTTCAAATTGAAACTTTGCAAATCGAAAGTGCCGCGCTGAAAAACAATCCTCTCAACGACCCGTCGACTCGTTTCAATCCACTTCTACTTCCGCGCAACGAAGGCCCCTGGCCGGTGGTGATGGTCTTGGGAGGTTTCACCGGCAACTCGCCTTTTTATTTTAATCCCAAATTCAACGAACCAAACGCGGTGCAAGTGATCGATCAAGCCTTCGCGCGCGGCGAAGCGCCCGAGGCCTTGTATATTTTTATTGATGCGTTGACCGCGTGGGGTGGTTCGCAGTTTCTGAATTCCTCGGCGACCGGACTCTATGAAGACTACATCATCAAAGAAATTTTGCCGGCGCTCAAAGACCATTTTCCTGTTTCGCAACAACCCCAGGACTGGTGCGTGATGGGCGGCTCCAGTGGAGGATACGGAGCTTTACATCTCGCCTCTAAATATCCCGAAATTTTCGGCTACACCGCGGCCATCGCTCCGGATTGTTTTTTCGAGGCAAGTCTTTTACCGGAACTGTACCAAGCCCATCCGTTCTGGGAAAAATATAAAGAGTCTGCCACACGTATTCTGGAAGACTTGCGGAATAAAAAATTAATGAAGGCACGCAACTGGCACTCTGTGGTGAATGCCTTTGGCATGGCCGCCTGTTACTCTCCTCAAGGCGGCGCTGGGGACTTCAACTGGCCTTTGGATCTTCACACGGCGGAAAAGATTCCGGCGCTATGGGAAAAGTGGCTTGAAAAAGATCCTTTGCATTTCTTACCGACTCGTCTTGCGAATTTAAAAAAGCTTTCGGGCCTGTATTTAGATGTCGGTAACAAAGACAGCTTTCATCTGCAATACGGAAGCCGACAGATTTCAAGATTTTTAAAAACCAACGGCATCGCCCATGACTATGTGGAGTTCGATGGAAATCATTTCGATATTGGTGAACGCAGAGTGGAAGTGTGGAAATGGCTTTCCTCTTTGTGGAGAACTTAA